The following are from one region of the Coffea eugenioides isolate CCC68of chromosome 2, Ceug_1.0, whole genome shotgun sequence genome:
- the LOC113763513 gene encoding integrin-linked protein kinase 1-like — MEYHKSQLLKQTRRIDSESPYRLLHCSSKGDKKGVVQELEKGVEPTLADYDKRTALHLASCEGYIEVVVLLLERGADVNSTDRWGRTPLSDARSFGHADICKILEKHGGIDPVALDSQMRGYEIEYTEVDMTEAPLLGEGAYGEVYLVKWRGTEVAAKTIRSSIASNETVKKTFLKELALWQKLRHPNIVQFLGVVKHSDRLTFLTEYLQNGSLYDILRKKGRLDPPTAVAYALDIARGMNYLHQHKPHPIIHRDLTPRNILQNEARHLKVTDFGLSKIVQEKNALGYKMTGETGSYRYMAPEVYRRETYGISVDVFSFALVVHEMFQGGPSSREEAPEEVADKRAYEDLRPPLSSFVYPEPIRRLLRDCWHKNPDCRPTFEEIILQLEIIQENMQGGKPLGSCYNCVIL, encoded by the exons ATGGAATATCACAAGTCTCAG CTGCTGAAGCAAACTAGGAGAATTGATTCAGAAAGTCCATATCGCCTTCTTCACTGCTCATCGAAGGGTGACAAAAAGGGTGTGGTTCAGGAGCTGGAGAAAGGAGTGGAACCCACTCTGGCAGACTACGATAAGAGAACTGCACTTCATTTAGCGTCTTGTGAAGGTTACATTGAGGTGGTTGTCTTACTTCTTGAAAGAGGAGCAGATGTGAACTCCACCGATAGATGGGGTCGTACT CCACTGTCAGATGCTCGCAGCTTTGGCCATGCAGACATTTGTAAGATTCTGGAGAAACATGGTGGAATTGATCCG GTTGCTCTTGACTCTCAGATGCGAGGTTATGAAATTGAGTACACTGAGGTTGACATGACTGAAGCACCTCTCCTTGGAGAA GGTGCATATGGTGAAGTCTATTTGGTGAAATGGCGTGGTACAGAAGTTGCAGCAAAAACAATTCGCTCATCTATTGCTTCAAATGAGACGGTCAA GAAAACCTTTCTCAAGGAACTTGCGTTATGGCAAAAGTTGCGCCACCCAAATATAGTGCAGTTCCTTGGCGTTGTAAAACATTCTGATCGTTTAACCTTCCTCACTGAGTATCTCCaaaat GGAAGTTTGTACGATATCctaagaaagaaaggaagactTGATCCACCAACAGCAGTTGCTTATGCTTTAGACATTGCAAG AGGCATGAATTATCTTCATCAGCATAAACCCCATCCTATAATCCATAGAGATTTGACCCCAAG AAATATACTACAAAATGAAGCAAGACATCTCAAAGTCACAGACTTTGGACTAAGCAAAATTGTGCAGGAAAAAAATGCTCTTGGTTACAAAATGACCGGGGAAACTGGATCAT ATCGTTATATGGCTCCAGAGGTGTACCGCCGAGAAACATATGGGATAAGCGTGGAtgtcttttcttttgctctggTTGTTCATGAG ATGTTCCAAGGCGGACCATCTAGTCGAGAGGAGGCTCCAGAGGAAGTGGCAGACAAGCGGGCATATGAAGATTTGCGTCCACCTCTCTCTTCATTTGTATACCCTGAACCAATCCGCAG GCTTTTACGAGATTGCTGGCACAAGAATCCAGATTGCAGACCGACATTTGAAGAGATCATTTTGCAGCTGGAGATCATCCAAGAGAATATGCAAGGCGGGAAACCCTTGGGAAGCTGCTACAATTGTGTCATTTTATGA